From Anomalospiza imberbis isolate Cuckoo-Finch-1a 21T00152 chromosome 14, ASM3175350v1, whole genome shotgun sequence, a single genomic window includes:
- the THOC2 gene encoding THO complex subunit 2 isoform X2 — translation MAALLPAEWIKNWEKGGKSEFVQLCRALSENKNHDVGFRDIQQALYELAYHVVRGNLKHDQASNVLGDVIEFREDMPSILADVFCILDIETSCLEEKNKRDHFTQLVLACLYLVSDTVLKERLDPETLESLGLIKQSQQFNQKSVKIKTKLFYKQQKFNLLREENEGYAKLIAELGQDLSGNITSDLILENIKSLIGCFNLDPNRVLDIILEVYECRPEYDDFFVPLIESYMYMCEPQTLCHILGFKFKFYQDPSGETPSSLYRVAAVLLQHNLIDLEDLYVHLLPGDNAITEEHKREIVEAKQIVRKLTMVVLSSEKTEEKEKEKEKEEEKTEKPPDNQKLGLLEALLKIGDWHHAQSIMDQMPPFYSTSHKPIAIALCRLVHVTIEPLYRRVGVPKGAKGSPISSLPNKRAPKQAESFEELRKEVFNMLCYLGPHLSHDPILFAKVVRLGKAFMKEFQSDGSKQEDKEKMETLFSCLLSITDQVLLPSLSLMDCNACMSEELWGMFKTFPYQYRYRLYGQWKNETYNSHPLLVKVKAQTIDRAKYIMKRLTKENVKPSGRQIGKLSHSNPTILFDYILSQIQKYDNLITPVVDSLKYLTSLNYDVLAYCIIEALANPEKERMKHDDTTISSWLQSLASFCGAVFRKYPIELAGLLQYVANQLKAGKSFDLLILKEVVQKMAGIEITEEMTMEQLEAMTGGEQLKAEGGYFGQIRNTKKSSQRLKDALLDHDLALPLCLLMAQQRNGVVFQEGGEKHLKLVGKLYDQCHDTLVQFGGFLASNLSTEDYIKRVPSIDVLCNEFHTPHDAAFFLSRPMYAHHISSKYDELKKAEKGNKQQHKVHKYITSCELVMAPVHEAVISLHLPKVWDDISPQFYATFWSLTMYDLAVPHSSYDREVNKLKVQMKAIDDNQEMPPNKKKKEKERCTALQDKLLEEEKKQLEHVQRVLQRLKLEKDNWLLAKSTKNETITKFLQLCIFPRCIFSAIDAVYCAHFVELVHQQKTPNFSTLLCYDRVFSDIIYTVASCTENEASRYGRFLCCMLETVTRWHSDRVIYEKECGNYPGFLTILRATGFDGGNKADQLDYENFRHVVHKWHYKLTKASVHCLETGEYTHIRNILIVLTKILPWYPKVLNLGQALERRVHKICQEEKEKRPDLYALAMGYSGQLKSRKPFMIPENEFHHKDPPARNAVPATVQNGPGGAGMPTSLTINTVRLEEGTTEETDKLKEKSQGVVKVINKTVNATPKVTTSNGNSTSNSKIIKEKDDKEKSGKEKDKEKKDKTPAATPEMKALGKDGKDKPKEERANKDEKAREIKEKTPKSDKEKEKVKKEEKASKEEKSKTVVTIIESKSTAEKEREKEPSRERDLAKEMKSKENAKGGEKVPVAGSLKSPVPRSETSESEREQKRRKVDTHSSPSHSSTVKDNLNELKDSSAKHYINHTTPTLSKSKEREVEKKDLDKSRERSREREKKDEKDRKDRKRDHSNSDREVPQDSTKRRKEENGTTGSSKHSKSESPSDSPRLNEKEKEKNKSKSSGKEKGDSIKAEKMEKSSSGSKKESRHDKEKAEKKEKRDSTGGKEEKKHHKSSDKHR, via the exons ATGGCGGCGCTGCTCCCGGCCGAGTGGATAAAGAACTGGGAGAAAGGCGGCAAGAGCGAGTT tGTGCAGCTGTGTCGTGCTCtcagtgaaaacaaaaatcatGATGTGGGTTTCAGAG ATATTCAGCAGGCTTTGTATGAGCTTGCTTACCACGTTGTCAGAGGAAACTTAAAGCATGATCAAGCTTCTaatgttcttggtgatgtcaTA GAATTCCGAGAAGACATGCCTTCTATCCTAGCTGATGTATTCTGCATATTAG ATATTGAAACAAGttgtttagaagaaaaaaataagagggATCACTTTACACAGCTGGTATTGGCCTGTTTG TATCTTGTATCTGACACTGTCCTAAAGGAGCGTTTAGATCCAGAGACACTGGAGTCACTGGGACTCATCAAGCAGTCTCAACAGTTCAATCAAAAATCTgttaaaataaagacaaaactaTT TTATAAGCAACAGAAGTTTAATTTGCTAAGAGAGGAGAATGAAGGTTATGCAAAGCTCATTGCAGAATTGGGTCAAGACTTATCTGGAAATATCACTAGTGATTTAATCCTTGAAAATATCAAATCTTTAATAG GATGTTTTAATCTTGACCCTAACAGAGTTTTGGATATCATCCTAGAAGTCTATGAGTGCAGGCCTGAGTATGATGATTTCTTTGTACCACTGATAGAGTCTTACATGTACATGTGTGAGCCTCAAACTCTATGCCATATCCTTGGGTTCAAATTCAAATTTTATCAG GATCCAAGTGGTGAGACCCCTTCCTCCTTATACAGAGTTGCTGCTGTCCTTTTGCAACATAATCTCATAGATTTGGAAGATCTTTATGTTCAT CTTCTACCAGGGGATAATGCCATCACCGAGGAACACAAGCGGGAGATAGTAGAAGCTAAACAAATTGTCAGAAAACTTACAATGGTCGTCTTATCATCTGAAAAGactgaggaaaaggagaaagaaaaggaaaaagaggaggagaagacTGAAAAG CCTCCTGATAATCAGAAACTTGGCTTATTGGAAGCCTTATTAAAAATTGGTGATTGGCACCATGCACAAAGTATTATGGATCAGATGCCTCCATTTTACTCTACTTCGCACAAGCCGATTGCGATCGCGCTTTGCCGGCTCGTCCACGTGACAATTGAGCCTCTGTACCGCAG agttGGTGTACCTAAAGGAGCTAAAGGGTCACCAATTTCCTCTTTGCCAAACAAGAGAGCACCAAAACAAGCAGAGAGCTTTGAGGAATTGAGAAAGGAAGTGTTCAACATGCTTTGTTACCTTGGTCCTCATCTGTCCCATGATCctattttatttgcaaaagtAGTGCGCCTTGGAAAAGCATTTATGAAAGAG TTTCAGTCTGATGGAAGCAAGCAGGAAGATAAAGAGAAAATG GAAACACTGTTCAGCTGTTTGTTGAGTATTACTGATCAAGTCTTGCTTCCATCTCTTTCCTTGATGGACTGCAATGCATGCATGTCTGAGGAATTATGGGGAATGTTCAAAACCTTTCCATACCAGTACCG GTACCGTCTCTATGGGCAATGGAAGAATGAAACATACAATAGTCACCCACTGCTTGTGAAAGTTAAAGCTCAAACCATAGATCGAGCCAAATACATAATGAA GCGTTTAACTAAGGAAAATGTGAAACCCTCTGGAAGGCAAATTGGGAAGCTCAGCCACAGCAATCCTACAATTTTATTTGATTAT ATTTTAtcacaaatacaaaaatatgaTAACTTGATAACTCCGGTTGTTGATTCGCTGAAATACCTCACTTCCTTGAACTATGATGTCTTGGCAT ATTGTATCATTGAAGCATTGGCAAACCCTGAGAAGGAGAGAATGAAGCATGATGACACTACAATCTCAAGCTGGCTGCAGA GCCTGGCAAGCTTTTGTGGTGCCGTTTTCCGAAAATACCCAATTGAACTTGCAGGCCTCCTGCAGTATGTAGCCAACCAGCTGAAGGCTGGCAAAAG ctttgatttgcttattttaaaagagGTAGTGCAGAAAATGGCAGGGATAGAAATTACTGAAGAAATGACGATGGAACAGTTGGAAGCCATGACTGGTGGAGAACAACTGAAAGCTGAG GGTGGATACTTTGGCCAAATCAGGAATACAAAGAAATCATCTCAGAGATTAAAAGATGCATTATTGGACCATGATCTTGCCCTCCCACTGTGCCTGCTTATGGCTCAACAGAGAAATGGTGTCGTCTTTcaagaaggaggggaaaaacatCTGAAGCTGGTGGGAAAACTGTATGATCAG TGCCATGACACCCTGGTACAATTTGGTGGGTTTTTAGCATCCAATCTAAGCACAGAGGATTACATTAAGCGAGTGCCTTCTATTGATGTTCTCTGTAATGAGTTTCACACACCTCATGATGCTGCATTTTTCCTCTCGAGACCCATGTATGCACACCACATTTCA TCAAAGTATGATGAACTAAAAAAAGCTGAGAAGGGAAATAAACAGCAGCACAAAGTTCACAAATACATTACATCATGTGAGTTGGTGATGGCTCCTGTTCACGAAGCTGTGATTTCTCTGCACCTCCCTAAAGTCTGGGATGACATCAGCCCTCAGTTTTATGCTACATTCTGGTCTTTAACAATGTATGACCTTGCTGTGCCACACAGCAGCTATGACAGAGAAGTCAATAAACTTAAAGTCCAGATGAAAGCCATTGATGACAATCAGGAAATG CCtccaaataaaaagaaaaaagaaaaagaacgttgcacagctctgcaggacaagCTCCTTGAAGAGGAGAAGAAGCAGTTGGAGCATGTGCAGAGGGTTCTACAGAGACTGAAACTAGAGAAAGATAACTGGCTTCTGGCAA AATCTACCAAAAATGAGACTATCACCAAATTTTTACAGTTGTGTATATTTCCTCGCTGCATTTTTTCGGCCATTGATGCAGTGTACTGTGCTCACTTCGTTGAACTGGTACATCAGCAGAAAACACCCAATTTCTCCACACTTCTCTGCTATGACCGA GTTTTCTCTGATATTATATATACGGTTGCAAGTTGCACAGAAAATGAAGCCAGTAGATATGGCAGGTTTTTATGCTGTATGCTGGAGACTGTGACCAGATGGCACAGTGATAGAGTCATATATGAAAAG GAATGTGGCAACTATCCAGGTTTCCTAACTATATTGCGAGCAACTGGATTTGATGGTGGAAATAAGGCTGATCAGTTGGATTATGAGAATTTTAGACACGTGGTACACAAATGGCACTATAAATTAACTAAG GCTTCTGTGCACTGTCTGGAAACAGGTGAATATACACATATCAGAAACATCTTGATTGTGCTGACCAAAATCCTTCCATGGTATCCAAAAGTGCTGAACCTGGGTCAAGCCTTGGAAAGAAGAGTACACAAGATATGtcaggaagagaaagagaagagaccTGATCTATATGCATTGGCTATGGG CTATTCTGGACAGTTGAAAAGTAGGAAGCCTTTCATGATACCTGAAAATGAATTTCACCACAAAGACCCACCTGCCAGGAATGCTGTACCTGCAACAGTACAAAATGGGCCAGGTGGTGCTGGGATGCCTACGTCTCTCACAATAAATACAGTTAGACTGGAGGAGGGCACTACTGAGGAGACTG atAAACTAAAGGAGAAGTCTCAGGGTGTGGTGaaagttattaataaaactgTTAACGCTACACCGAAGGTGACAACAAGCAATGGAAACAGTACATCTAATAG caaaattattaaagagaaagatgataaagaaaaaagtgggaaggaaaaagataaagaaaaaaaagacaagactCCAGCTGCCACTCCGGAGATGAAGGCACTTGGGAAAGATGGGAAAGATAAACCGAAGGAAGAACGGGCAAACAAAGATGAGAAAGCAAGAGAGATTAAGGAGAAAACGCCAAAATCTgacaaagagaaggaaaaggtgaagaaagaagaaaaagcttcaaaagaagaaaagtccAAGACGGTTGTTACCATCATTGAGTCAAAGTCAACtgcagaaaaggagagagaaaaggagccGTCCAGAGAAAGAGATCTagcaaaggaaatgaaatccaaggaaaatgctaaaggaggagaaaaggtgCCAGTAGCTGGGTCCTTGAAGTCACCTGTTCCCCGATCAGAAACATCAGAATCTGAAAGGG aaCAAAAACGCCGCAAAGTTGATACACATTCTTCTCCGTCACATTCCTCAACAGTAAAG GACAACCTCAACGAACTCAAGGACTCTTCAGCAAAG
- the THOC2 gene encoding THO complex subunit 2 isoform X1, translating into MAALLPAEWIKNWEKGGKSEFVQLCRALSENKNHDVGFRDIQQALYELAYHVVRGNLKHDQASNVLGDVIEFREDMPSILADVFCILDIETSCLEEKNKRDHFTQLVLACLYLVSDTVLKERLDPETLESLGLIKQSQQFNQKSVKIKTKLFYKQQKFNLLREENEGYAKLIAELGQDLSGNITSDLILENIKSLIGCFNLDPNRVLDIILEVYECRPEYDDFFVPLIESYMYMCEPQTLCHILGFKFKFYQDPSGETPSSLYRVAAVLLQHNLIDLEDLYVHLLPGDNAITEEHKREIVEAKQIVRKLTMVVLSSEKTEEKEKEKEKEEEKTEKPPDNQKLGLLEALLKIGDWHHAQSIMDQMPPFYSTSHKPIAIALCRLVHVTIEPLYRRVGVPKGAKGSPISSLPNKRAPKQAESFEELRKEVFNMLCYLGPHLSHDPILFAKVVRLGKAFMKEFQSDGSKQEDKEKMETLFSCLLSITDQVLLPSLSLMDCNACMSEELWGMFKTFPYQYRYRLYGQWKNETYNSHPLLVKVKAQTIDRAKYIMKRLTKENVKPSGRQIGKLSHSNPTILFDYILSQIQKYDNLITPVVDSLKYLTSLNYDVLAYCIIEALANPEKERMKHDDTTISSWLQSLASFCGAVFRKYPIELAGLLQYVANQLKAGKSFDLLILKEVVQKMAGIEITEEMTMEQLEAMTGGEQLKAEGGYFGQIRNTKKSSQRLKDALLDHDLALPLCLLMAQQRNGVVFQEGGEKHLKLVGKLYDQCHDTLVQFGGFLASNLSTEDYIKRVPSIDVLCNEFHTPHDAAFFLSRPMYAHHISSKYDELKKAEKGNKQQHKVHKYITSCELVMAPVHEAVISLHLPKVWDDISPQFYATFWSLTMYDLAVPHSSYDREVNKLKVQMKAIDDNQEMPPNKKKKEKERCTALQDKLLEEEKKQLEHVQRVLQRLKLEKDNWLLAKSTKNETITKFLQLCIFPRCIFSAIDAVYCAHFVELVHQQKTPNFSTLLCYDRVFSDIIYTVASCTENEASRYGRFLCCMLETVTRWHSDRVIYEKECGNYPGFLTILRATGFDGGNKADQLDYENFRHVVHKWHYKLTKASVHCLETGEYTHIRNILIVLTKILPWYPKVLNLGQALERRVHKICQEEKEKRPDLYALAMGYSGQLKSRKPFMIPENEFHHKDPPARNAVPATVQNGPGGAGMPTSLTINTVRLEEGTTEETADKLKEKSQGVVKVINKTVNATPKVTTSNGNSTSNSKIIKEKDDKEKSGKEKDKEKKDKTPAATPEMKALGKDGKDKPKEERANKDEKAREIKEKTPKSDKEKEKVKKEEKASKEEKSKTVVTIIESKSTAEKEREKEPSRERDLAKEMKSKENAKGGEKVPVAGSLKSPVPRSETSESEREQKRRKVDTHSSPSHSSTVKDNLNELKDSSAKHYINHTTPTLSKSKEREVEKKDLDKSRERSREREKKDEKDRKDRKRDHSNSDREVPQDSTKRRKEENGTTGSSKHSKSESPSDSPRLNEKEKEKNKSKSSGKEKGDSIKAEKMEKSSSGSKKESRHDKEKAEKKEKRDSTGGKEEKKHHKSSDKHR; encoded by the exons ATGGCGGCGCTGCTCCCGGCCGAGTGGATAAAGAACTGGGAGAAAGGCGGCAAGAGCGAGTT tGTGCAGCTGTGTCGTGCTCtcagtgaaaacaaaaatcatGATGTGGGTTTCAGAG ATATTCAGCAGGCTTTGTATGAGCTTGCTTACCACGTTGTCAGAGGAAACTTAAAGCATGATCAAGCTTCTaatgttcttggtgatgtcaTA GAATTCCGAGAAGACATGCCTTCTATCCTAGCTGATGTATTCTGCATATTAG ATATTGAAACAAGttgtttagaagaaaaaaataagagggATCACTTTACACAGCTGGTATTGGCCTGTTTG TATCTTGTATCTGACACTGTCCTAAAGGAGCGTTTAGATCCAGAGACACTGGAGTCACTGGGACTCATCAAGCAGTCTCAACAGTTCAATCAAAAATCTgttaaaataaagacaaaactaTT TTATAAGCAACAGAAGTTTAATTTGCTAAGAGAGGAGAATGAAGGTTATGCAAAGCTCATTGCAGAATTGGGTCAAGACTTATCTGGAAATATCACTAGTGATTTAATCCTTGAAAATATCAAATCTTTAATAG GATGTTTTAATCTTGACCCTAACAGAGTTTTGGATATCATCCTAGAAGTCTATGAGTGCAGGCCTGAGTATGATGATTTCTTTGTACCACTGATAGAGTCTTACATGTACATGTGTGAGCCTCAAACTCTATGCCATATCCTTGGGTTCAAATTCAAATTTTATCAG GATCCAAGTGGTGAGACCCCTTCCTCCTTATACAGAGTTGCTGCTGTCCTTTTGCAACATAATCTCATAGATTTGGAAGATCTTTATGTTCAT CTTCTACCAGGGGATAATGCCATCACCGAGGAACACAAGCGGGAGATAGTAGAAGCTAAACAAATTGTCAGAAAACTTACAATGGTCGTCTTATCATCTGAAAAGactgaggaaaaggagaaagaaaaggaaaaagaggaggagaagacTGAAAAG CCTCCTGATAATCAGAAACTTGGCTTATTGGAAGCCTTATTAAAAATTGGTGATTGGCACCATGCACAAAGTATTATGGATCAGATGCCTCCATTTTACTCTACTTCGCACAAGCCGATTGCGATCGCGCTTTGCCGGCTCGTCCACGTGACAATTGAGCCTCTGTACCGCAG agttGGTGTACCTAAAGGAGCTAAAGGGTCACCAATTTCCTCTTTGCCAAACAAGAGAGCACCAAAACAAGCAGAGAGCTTTGAGGAATTGAGAAAGGAAGTGTTCAACATGCTTTGTTACCTTGGTCCTCATCTGTCCCATGATCctattttatttgcaaaagtAGTGCGCCTTGGAAAAGCATTTATGAAAGAG TTTCAGTCTGATGGAAGCAAGCAGGAAGATAAAGAGAAAATG GAAACACTGTTCAGCTGTTTGTTGAGTATTACTGATCAAGTCTTGCTTCCATCTCTTTCCTTGATGGACTGCAATGCATGCATGTCTGAGGAATTATGGGGAATGTTCAAAACCTTTCCATACCAGTACCG GTACCGTCTCTATGGGCAATGGAAGAATGAAACATACAATAGTCACCCACTGCTTGTGAAAGTTAAAGCTCAAACCATAGATCGAGCCAAATACATAATGAA GCGTTTAACTAAGGAAAATGTGAAACCCTCTGGAAGGCAAATTGGGAAGCTCAGCCACAGCAATCCTACAATTTTATTTGATTAT ATTTTAtcacaaatacaaaaatatgaTAACTTGATAACTCCGGTTGTTGATTCGCTGAAATACCTCACTTCCTTGAACTATGATGTCTTGGCAT ATTGTATCATTGAAGCATTGGCAAACCCTGAGAAGGAGAGAATGAAGCATGATGACACTACAATCTCAAGCTGGCTGCAGA GCCTGGCAAGCTTTTGTGGTGCCGTTTTCCGAAAATACCCAATTGAACTTGCAGGCCTCCTGCAGTATGTAGCCAACCAGCTGAAGGCTGGCAAAAG ctttgatttgcttattttaaaagagGTAGTGCAGAAAATGGCAGGGATAGAAATTACTGAAGAAATGACGATGGAACAGTTGGAAGCCATGACTGGTGGAGAACAACTGAAAGCTGAG GGTGGATACTTTGGCCAAATCAGGAATACAAAGAAATCATCTCAGAGATTAAAAGATGCATTATTGGACCATGATCTTGCCCTCCCACTGTGCCTGCTTATGGCTCAACAGAGAAATGGTGTCGTCTTTcaagaaggaggggaaaaacatCTGAAGCTGGTGGGAAAACTGTATGATCAG TGCCATGACACCCTGGTACAATTTGGTGGGTTTTTAGCATCCAATCTAAGCACAGAGGATTACATTAAGCGAGTGCCTTCTATTGATGTTCTCTGTAATGAGTTTCACACACCTCATGATGCTGCATTTTTCCTCTCGAGACCCATGTATGCACACCACATTTCA TCAAAGTATGATGAACTAAAAAAAGCTGAGAAGGGAAATAAACAGCAGCACAAAGTTCACAAATACATTACATCATGTGAGTTGGTGATGGCTCCTGTTCACGAAGCTGTGATTTCTCTGCACCTCCCTAAAGTCTGGGATGACATCAGCCCTCAGTTTTATGCTACATTCTGGTCTTTAACAATGTATGACCTTGCTGTGCCACACAGCAGCTATGACAGAGAAGTCAATAAACTTAAAGTCCAGATGAAAGCCATTGATGACAATCAGGAAATG CCtccaaataaaaagaaaaaagaaaaagaacgttgcacagctctgcaggacaagCTCCTTGAAGAGGAGAAGAAGCAGTTGGAGCATGTGCAGAGGGTTCTACAGAGACTGAAACTAGAGAAAGATAACTGGCTTCTGGCAA AATCTACCAAAAATGAGACTATCACCAAATTTTTACAGTTGTGTATATTTCCTCGCTGCATTTTTTCGGCCATTGATGCAGTGTACTGTGCTCACTTCGTTGAACTGGTACATCAGCAGAAAACACCCAATTTCTCCACACTTCTCTGCTATGACCGA GTTTTCTCTGATATTATATATACGGTTGCAAGTTGCACAGAAAATGAAGCCAGTAGATATGGCAGGTTTTTATGCTGTATGCTGGAGACTGTGACCAGATGGCACAGTGATAGAGTCATATATGAAAAG GAATGTGGCAACTATCCAGGTTTCCTAACTATATTGCGAGCAACTGGATTTGATGGTGGAAATAAGGCTGATCAGTTGGATTATGAGAATTTTAGACACGTGGTACACAAATGGCACTATAAATTAACTAAG GCTTCTGTGCACTGTCTGGAAACAGGTGAATATACACATATCAGAAACATCTTGATTGTGCTGACCAAAATCCTTCCATGGTATCCAAAAGTGCTGAACCTGGGTCAAGCCTTGGAAAGAAGAGTACACAAGATATGtcaggaagagaaagagaagagaccTGATCTATATGCATTGGCTATGGG CTATTCTGGACAGTTGAAAAGTAGGAAGCCTTTCATGATACCTGAAAATGAATTTCACCACAAAGACCCACCTGCCAGGAATGCTGTACCTGCAACAGTACAAAATGGGCCAGGTGGTGCTGGGATGCCTACGTCTCTCACAATAAATACAGTTAGACTGGAGGAGGGCACTACTGAGGAGACTG cagatAAACTAAAGGAGAAGTCTCAGGGTGTGGTGaaagttattaataaaactgTTAACGCTACACCGAAGGTGACAACAAGCAATGGAAACAGTACATCTAATAG caaaattattaaagagaaagatgataaagaaaaaagtgggaaggaaaaagataaagaaaaaaaagacaagactCCAGCTGCCACTCCGGAGATGAAGGCACTTGGGAAAGATGGGAAAGATAAACCGAAGGAAGAACGGGCAAACAAAGATGAGAAAGCAAGAGAGATTAAGGAGAAAACGCCAAAATCTgacaaagagaaggaaaaggtgaagaaagaagaaaaagcttcaaaagaagaaaagtccAAGACGGTTGTTACCATCATTGAGTCAAAGTCAACtgcagaaaaggagagagaaaaggagccGTCCAGAGAAAGAGATCTagcaaaggaaatgaaatccaaggaaaatgctaaaggaggagaaaaggtgCCAGTAGCTGGGTCCTTGAAGTCACCTGTTCCCCGATCAGAAACATCAGAATCTGAAAGGG aaCAAAAACGCCGCAAAGTTGATACACATTCTTCTCCGTCACATTCCTCAACAGTAAAG GACAACCTCAACGAACTCAAGGACTCTTCAGCAAAG